The proteins below are encoded in one region of Methylobacillus flagellatus KT:
- the rsgA gene encoding ribosome small subunit-dependent GTPase A, with the protein MLLNGLVVASYGKRYGVELEDGTELSCVTRGKKTDLACGDKVKVRLTGPGEGVVEQLEPRSSLLYRSNSFRSKMLAANVTQAVIVLATQPSFYEELLNRCLVACEAAGVKALIVLNKCDLDNANEAMLRLQDYAALGYNIQPLSARDNVAPLKPWLRGETSVLVGQSGMGKSTIVNALLPGKMVRTQEVSTVLDSGKHTTTAAHLYHLDAESKLIDSPGLQEFGLHHLNAEQLELAFVEFRPYLGKCRFNNCRHLKEPDCAIQAAVDAGDILPRRFACYQQLRQEIP; encoded by the coding sequence CTGGAGGATGGTACGGAGCTGAGCTGCGTGACCCGAGGGAAGAAAACAGACCTTGCCTGCGGCGACAAGGTCAAAGTCAGGCTGACTGGCCCGGGAGAAGGCGTGGTAGAGCAGCTCGAGCCTAGAAGCAGCCTGCTCTATCGCAGCAATAGCTTTCGCAGCAAGATGCTTGCCGCCAACGTGACCCAGGCAGTCATTGTGCTGGCGACGCAGCCCAGTTTTTATGAGGAACTCTTGAATCGTTGTCTCGTGGCATGTGAGGCCGCCGGAGTCAAGGCATTGATTGTGCTTAACAAATGCGACCTGGACAATGCCAACGAGGCCATGTTGAGACTGCAAGACTATGCTGCACTTGGCTACAATATCCAGCCTTTGTCGGCACGGGATAATGTTGCCCCGCTCAAGCCCTGGCTCCGAGGGGAGACGAGCGTGCTGGTTGGTCAGTCTGGCATGGGAAAATCCACTATCGTCAACGCATTGCTGCCGGGAAAAATGGTCAGAACCCAGGAAGTCTCGACTGTGCTTGATAGCGGCAAACACACTACCACAGCAGCGCACCTCTATCACTTGGATGCCGAAAGCAAGCTGATCGATTCCCCAGGCCTTCAGGAATTTGGCTTGCATCACTTGAATGCCGAACAGTTGGAGCTCGCGTTTGTCGAGTTCCGGCCCTACCTCGGGAAATGCCGGTTTAACAATTGCCGACACCTCAAGGAACCTGATTGTGCCATCCAGGCGGCAGTAGACGCCGGCGACATATTGCCGCGCCGATTTGCCTGTTATCAGCAGTTACGCCAGGAAATTCCATGA
- a CDS encoding histone deacetylase family protein, protein MSTALVSHPDTLLHVMDGLHPESPARITAIMDALAEHRLLDKLQRHEAPQATDEALLRVHDAAYIKHIRSIAPRAGIVRLDPDTAMGPMSLSACLHASGAVIKAVDLVMQKQVTNAFCCVRPPGHHAGRARAAGFCIFNHIAAGVAYALASYKLKRIAVLDIDVHHGDGTEDIFRNDPRVMLCSTFQHPFYPHSGADTRLDHIVNVPLPAESDGAAFREAFLLRFEPALQRFQPQMVFISAGFDAHANDPLAQLMLKGEDYHWITQFAMRIAEQHADNRIVSLLEGGYHLPSLAESATIHVRTLAGL, encoded by the coding sequence ATGAGCACCGCGCTGGTGTCTCATCCTGATACGCTGCTGCATGTCATGGATGGTCTGCATCCCGAGTCACCAGCACGCATCACGGCCATCATGGACGCGTTGGCAGAACACCGGTTATTAGATAAGCTGCAGCGCCACGAGGCTCCCCAAGCCACGGATGAAGCACTGTTGCGCGTACATGATGCTGCCTATATCAAGCATATCCGCAGCATTGCGCCTCGCGCCGGTATCGTGAGGCTGGACCCGGATACCGCCATGGGGCCAATGTCATTGTCGGCTTGCCTGCATGCTAGCGGCGCCGTTATCAAAGCCGTTGATCTGGTCATGCAAAAGCAAGTAACCAATGCATTCTGTTGTGTCCGACCGCCAGGACATCATGCAGGCAGGGCGCGCGCTGCAGGCTTTTGCATTTTCAATCATATTGCAGCAGGCGTTGCTTATGCGCTGGCCTCCTACAAACTCAAGCGCATTGCGGTTCTCGATATTGATGTGCATCACGGCGATGGCACCGAGGATATCTTCCGTAACGACCCGCGCGTCATGCTGTGCTCCACCTTCCAGCATCCTTTCTATCCGCACAGTGGGGCAGATACGCGCCTGGACCATATCGTCAATGTTCCCTTGCCTGCGGAAAGCGACGGCGCAGCATTTCGCGAAGCGTTCCTGCTGCGCTTCGAACCCGCATTGCAGCGATTCCAGCCCCAAATGGTCTTCATCTCTGCTGGATTTGATGCACATGCAAACGATCCACTGGCACAGTTGATGCTAAAAGGTGAGGATTACCACTGGATCACGCAGTTCGCGATGAGAATCGCCGAGCAACATGCAGACAATCGCATCGTATCCCTGCTGGAGGGCGGCTACCATCTCCCATCGCTCGCGGAATCGGCAACAATCCATGTCAGGACCTTGGCAGGACTTTGA
- the queD gene encoding 6-carboxytetrahydropterin synthase QueD: MQITTRLEFDAGHRIPSHKSQCRNLHGHRYALEITLSGNIIEQEGASDHGMVMDFSDVKAIAKRCVVDQWDHAFLVYEGDKVVLEFLRSLPNHKTVIFSSVPTAENMAAEAFRILKAQYHDTYGTQLKLERVRLYETPNSWADALA, encoded by the coding sequence ATGCAAATCACCACTCGCCTTGAGTTCGACGCCGGACACCGTATCCCCAGCCACAAAAGCCAGTGCCGTAACCTTCATGGGCACCGGTATGCGCTGGAAATCACGCTTTCGGGGAATATTATTGAGCAGGAAGGCGCATCCGATCATGGCATGGTCATGGATTTCTCCGACGTCAAGGCCATAGCCAAGCGCTGCGTCGTGGATCAATGGGATCATGCCTTCCTGGTATACGAAGGCGATAAAGTCGTGCTGGAGTTCCTGCGCAGCCTGCCCAACCACAAGACTGTCATTTTCAGTAGTGTGCCAACGGCGGAAAATATGGCGGCAGAGGCGTTCCGCATTCTCAAGGCACAATACCACGATACCTACGGCACTCAGCTAAAGCTAGAACGCGTCCGTCTCTACGAGACCCCTAACAGCTGGGCTGACGCGTTGGCTTAA
- the dnaQ gene encoding DNA polymerase III subunit epsilon, with product MRQIFLDTETTGLYHAQGHRIIEIAGVELVNRRLTNNHFHVYLNPDREIDEAAQEVHGITLEFLQDKPRFADIVDEFLQFVSGADLIIHNAPFDIGFLNAELNRVGRQNIEHSVLEIIDTLKMAKEMRPGQRNNLDALCRHYGIDNSSRTLHGALLDAELLADVYMAMTRGQESLMIDMLDQGPIEGSGEIRLTRSKPLLVLTASEAELAAHEEYLQAMSKSGACVWPQ from the coding sequence ATGCGGCAAATTTTTCTGGATACTGAAACCACTGGGCTTTATCACGCTCAAGGGCATCGCATTATTGAAATTGCCGGGGTTGAGCTCGTCAACCGCAGGCTGACCAATAACCACTTCCATGTCTACCTCAACCCGGATCGTGAAATTGATGAGGCGGCGCAGGAGGTTCATGGCATCACGCTGGAATTCCTGCAGGACAAGCCGCGCTTTGCCGATATCGTCGATGAGTTCCTGCAATTCGTTTCAGGGGCAGATCTGATTATCCACAATGCACCGTTTGATATCGGCTTCCTCAATGCCGAGCTCAATAGGGTGGGGCGGCAAAACATCGAACATAGCGTGCTTGAAATTATCGACACCCTGAAAATGGCCAAGGAAATGCGGCCTGGGCAACGCAACAATCTCGATGCGTTGTGCAGGCACTACGGCATAGACAATTCCTCACGTACCCTGCATGGCGCCTTGCTGGATGCAGAGTTGCTTGCTGATGTCTACATGGCGATGACCCGCGGGCAGGAAAGCCTGATGATTGATATGCTGGATCAGGGGCCAATAGAGGGTAGTGGAGAGATCAGGTTGACGCGCAGCAAGCCATTACTGGTCTTGACCGCCAGCGAGGCCGAGCTCGCAGCTCATGAAGAATATCTGCAGGCTATGAGCAAGAGTGGCGCCTGCGTTTGGCCCCAGTGA
- the rnhA gene encoding ribonuclease HI, whose amino-acid sequence MSSNVIEIYADGACKGNPGPGGWGAWLSFAGHEKELWGGELVTTNNRMELTAVIRALEALKRQCSVRIYTDSVYVQKGITEWVHSWKARNWLTSDRKPVKNVDLWKALDSLVQQHQVEWVWVKGHAGNVGNERADALANKGVDQVLGREVV is encoded by the coding sequence ATGAGTAGCAACGTGATCGAAATCTATGCAGATGGCGCCTGTAAAGGCAACCCAGGGCCCGGCGGCTGGGGAGCGTGGCTCTCATTTGCCGGCCATGAAAAAGAGCTGTGGGGAGGCGAATTGGTGACGACCAATAACCGTATGGAGCTGACCGCGGTCATCCGGGCGCTGGAGGCTTTGAAGCGCCAATGTTCTGTCAGGATTTATACGGACTCGGTGTATGTGCAGAAAGGCATCACTGAATGGGTACATAGCTGGAAAGCCAGAAACTGGCTCACCAGTGATAGAAAACCTGTGAAGAATGTCGATCTCTGGAAGGCACTGGATAGTTTGGTGCAACAGCATCAGGTGGAATGGGTCTGGGTCAAGGGGCATGCGGGCAATGTGGGCAACGAACGCGCCGATGCATTGGCCAACAAGGGTGTTGACCAGGTATTGGGTCGAGAGGTGGTATAG
- a CDS encoding class I SAM-dependent methyltransferase: MSIEKQEQWLESPLGQYLQEQEQALFDQVVHDIFGFNAMQFGMLKMPLLRHCRIPYQFNADGGGGAIRCAPHQLPFQAESLDLLLLPHTLDFSEHPHQTLREAARVLVPEGHIAITGFNPVSTWGARRLASDHEIYPWDANFLSLMRIKDWLTLLDFEVIEVRMACHMPPFRNSSGQGKLRMIERLGARFWPLMGGVYFVLAKKRVIGMRLIKPAWNKSKLKAGLLPTPTQRTDIQNKHE; the protein is encoded by the coding sequence ATGTCAATAGAGAAGCAGGAGCAATGGCTTGAGAGCCCTTTAGGGCAATACCTGCAGGAGCAGGAACAGGCATTGTTCGACCAGGTGGTGCACGATATCTTCGGCTTCAATGCCATGCAGTTCGGCATGTTGAAAATGCCATTGTTGCGGCATTGCCGGATCCCATATCAATTCAATGCAGATGGCGGGGGTGGCGCCATACGCTGCGCGCCCCATCAACTTCCCTTTCAAGCGGAGAGCCTGGATTTACTGCTATTGCCGCATACTCTGGATTTTAGCGAGCATCCGCACCAGACGCTACGTGAAGCCGCGCGTGTCCTGGTACCTGAAGGACACATCGCCATTACCGGCTTCAACCCGGTCAGCACCTGGGGGGCACGCCGCCTGGCAAGCGATCATGAAATCTATCCCTGGGATGCCAATTTTCTCAGTCTGATGCGGATCAAGGATTGGCTGACGCTATTGGATTTTGAGGTTATCGAAGTCAGGATGGCCTGCCACATGCCACCTTTCCGCAATAGCAGCGGCCAGGGTAAACTCCGCATGATTGAGCGCCTAGGGGCGAGGTTTTGGCCCTTGATGGGTGGGGTCTACTTTGTGCTCGCGAAAAAGCGTGTCATCGGCATGCGCCTGATCAAACCCGCATGGAACAAATCCAAGCTCAAGGCAGGCCTATTGCCCACACCAACCCAGAGGACGGATATACAGAATAAACATGAGTAG